The Mycobacterium sp. EPa45 genomic interval CGAGATTCCGGTGCTCTACCGCGACGACGACATCGTGGTGGTGGACAAGCCGCACTTCCTGGCGACGATGCCACGCGGTGGACATGTTGTGCAGACGGCGTTGGTGCGGCTGCGGCGCTCGCTCGATTTGCCGGAGCTGAGTCCGGCGCACCGGCTGGACCGGTTGACCGCGGGAGTGTTGTTGTTCACGGTGCGGCGTGAGGTGCGCGGCGCGTATCAGACGATGTTCGCGCGCGGCGAGGTGTCCAAGACGTACCTGGCGCGCTCGTCCTCTGCTGCCGACGTAGTGCTGCCATTGGTGGTCCGCAGCCGAATCATCAAGCGACGCGGCGTGTTACAGGCCCTCGAGGAATCAGGCGAGCCTAACGCCGAGACGTTGGTCGAGGCGCTGGGGGAGGGCTGGTATCGGCTGAGCCCACGCACCGGGCGCACGCATCAGTTGCGTGTTCACATGGCCTCGCTGGGTCTGCCTATCGACAATGACCCGCTGTATCCGCGCATCGTGGAGGTGGCCGCCGACGACTTCTCCGCGCCGCTGCGGCTGGTGGCTCAGCGACTGGAGTTCGACGATCCGCTGTCTGGGCGGCGCAGGTCGTTCGTGAGCTCGGCCGGTGCGGACTAAAGGACTATTGCCCCGGCGGGAGTGACCTTCTGTCCCTAGTGACCGGGCGTGAACAGCGTCACGCTCGGGATATGGACGATGACCATGAGCTGATTCTGGTAGCCGCGTACGCCGATCTCGATCAGGCCCACTCCGATTTCCACGAACTGGGCAAGCGGATTGCGCATGGTCTGGAATTGCGGGCCGCCGCGCTGGTCATCAAGGACGCCGACGGACGGCCCCAGGTACTGGAAGCACACAACCGGCATGGCCGGGTCGCCGCGGGAATCGGCGCCACTCTGGGACTGTTGGTCGGCGTGTTCGCTCCGCCGCTCGGCCTGTCGGTGGTGGTGGGCGGGGCGGCAGCCGGGCTCGTAGCGGCCGTCGCCGAGCATGAGCTGCGCAGCGGCCTGCGACATGAGATCGGGGAGGCGTTGGAGGCCGGCACGGGTGTGGTGCTCGCCGTCGTCTATCCGAACGGGCGGATGCCCGTTGAGCACACCTTGACTCGTGCCGCCAGCATTTCCGCTGTCCGACTGGACAAGTCGACGATCGCCAGCATCGAGAGCACTGTCGCCGACGTGATGGCGCAGACCGGCCACCCGGTCATCGCTGGCACGACGGGCACCAGTAAGTGACCCGGTCGTCTTCGGAGGATTCTGCGCGGCGAATCGGGGTGCCGCAGCGCCGGCACGGTTCACCGGCTCGACCGTAGACCCAGAGGTCCTGGCCGCCTCTGCGATTGCCCGTTGTGGTGCGATTTACCCGCATTCGGTTGGCCCACAACATGTCCCGGGCTCGGCTGACCACGCGGAGCGGATCGGGAAGGCTGCCGACCGGGCTCGTGGGGAGCCGGCCGAACACAAAGCAGAGTTCGTTGGCGTACACGTTGCCCACCCCGGCGAGGTTGCGCTGATCCAGCAGGGCCGGGGCGATCGGCCGGTCGGGGTCTTCGGCGAGATTTGCCGCGGCCACTTTGGGATCCCAGTCGTCGCCGAGGAGGTCGGGCCCCAGGTGAGCGACAGCGTCCTCGTCGTGTTCGCGGTCCAGCACCTCGAGGATGCCAAGGTCGATGCCGAGCGCCTGAATATCGTCGGCTTCCAAAAGAATCCGGATCTTGTAGGCATTGCGCACCGGTTTGCCCTTCGGGCCCACCCGCCAGGCGCCGTCCATCTTCAGATGGGAGTGGATGCTGGCCGGCCCGACGCGGATGAACAGGTGCTTGCCGCGACTGATCACCTCGTCGACGGTGTAACCGGTCAGCTCCACGGTGGCGTAACGCGGCACGCGAATATCGCACCGCGTCAGCGTCTTACCGACCAGCGCCTCGCGCAGCTTGGCAGCGGTGTGGAAGACGGTATCGCCTTCAGGCATGGTTCCAGCCTAGAAGGGCGGAGGATGGGCAGCGGCCCTCGCCTCGTTGACACCGCGCTCCCAGCGGACGCGGCCGGCGCGTTCTTCGAGTCGGGTCCGTCGGCGTGCCGGCATCATCAGCCCACGTCCCGGCCGGCGGGGCTGTGTCGAGTTGTCCGGCAGGGTCAGCTCCGCGGTCGGAGCGAACAGCCGCGGGAAGAACAGCGTGCCGCCGGGTTTCGTCGTGTACGTGCGACCCGACGGTGAAGTCCAGATCACTGTTCCGTCGGGCAACTGACGGTCCGTCCACCCGCGAGGTCCGGCGTAGAAAGTCTTCAGCAAGTGATGAAGACGGCAGAGAAGTTTGAGGTTCGACGGATGGGTCGGCCCCAACGGATACGGAACGGTGTGATCGATGTCGGCTATCGAGGCCGGCCGGTCACAACCGGGGAACCGACAGGTCAGATCGCGGCAACGGATGAACTCTGCCAATGCGGTCGATGGGCGATAGTGCGGCTCCGCACCCAGTTCTTTGCCGCCGATCACCGGCCGCAGCTTCACCTGCGCCGCCAGTGTCCGTACGGTTTCGGCGGGAATCGCACCGTACCCGGGTAGGAGCGCCGGCGTGTCCGCTTCACCGGTGATTGTCTTGGTTTCGGCTAGTAGATGAATGACGATCTGCCCGGGTTCGGCGGCGTCGCCTGAGCGGGCGGGGCACTCATCGGATCCGCAGTCGCAGTTCATCACAGAAGCGCCGGCAGACCAGGCGCCCAACGCATCTGTGCGGCGTTGACGCGCGGTTCGCGAATCATTACGGCACACGGTCGCGGCGAGCTCATTCAGACGCTGGTCGAACGCCGCGGCGTCGGCCGCTCGCACACGGCCATATATCTCTGCCATGCCGTCTGCGGCAGGCATGGTCTCGATGTGACGGTCGTCGTCGGCGTTCCGCGCGACGCGGATGGCGTGCGGATCGAGTTCTCTGACGTACCAGTCGATCTTCTCTTTGAGTTTCTCCTCGGACAACGTGTTCCATCCTGCAGCGTGCTTTGCCAACCGTGTGTCGACGGCATCCAGTACGTCCGTCTCGGTGATCAGTCCGGTGCGGAAGACCGCGGTGATCACGATGCGGTAGTCGATCGCGCCCGAGGCGAACAACACGCCCAGCTTCGGCAGCCGTTCGATGAGCTGCACGCCGTAGTTCATCTGGGACGATGCCCGGCCCTGGCTGATTCCGAGTTCGGCGCCCACCTCGGCGGCCACCGCCTCCCAATTGTCGATGCACCACTGAGCTCGGTCCGCAGCGTCGACCGCATTCATTCGGCGTAGGCACAAGCGCCCGGCGGCCAGCAGCCGCTCGGCGATCGCCTTCCGTTCGGTCCGCAGCGCCTGGCTCATGGTTTCGAGGAGGGCCGCGTCCGTTTCTGTTCCATCGAACATGTGTTCGATACTATCCGGACCCACTGACAAGAATCGAAGCTCCGGCACCCCAAGAATCCGCCAAGGCGCCTGACTGATGCTTTTGGCCATGACAATCGCTAAGCATGCCCTGATCGCTTTGACGGCGGCCCTGGCGGCCGCCGTCCTTCCGGCCGCCGCACACGCAGACGAGAGTTACACGTTTGAGTCGCCGTCGGGCAACGTCGGCTGCTCCCTGAACCCGGGTGGTGCGACGTGCGAGATCAAGAGCTACACATGGTTCATTCCACCGCCCCCGGACTACTTCGTAGGTGGCCGGGGGAATGTCTTTCTCTTGACCCGGGGTGCTGAACCCGTCGCGGGTATCTGGCACTCGGATCATCAATTTCCCGACGGTTCGCCGACACTCGACTACGGCCAATCTCGCACTGCGGGCACGATCACCTGCACTAGCGAAAACACGGGCATCACATGCGCCGACTCCGGCACCGGACACTTCTTCCGGGTATCGAGGGAGACCTACCAGGTGGGCTGACCGACAGTTTCCGTCACCGTGATCAATACCGTTGCCCTGCGTAACTAATTCCGAAGACGATGAATGGCCCCATGCCGTTAGCGCTGTCAGGAGAAGAAGCCCGTGAGTACGCTGTCCGCGGAACGGGCTGCTGTGGTCGACCCGAGCCTGGCGCCGGGGCGGCCGGGTCGGCGACGCCGACGTATCTCCGTGAGTGGCTTTCTGCTCGGGGCGCTCGGTTTCGTGCTCTTCGTTGGCGCGTGGTACCTGTTGGTCGACGTCTGGCAGCTGCCACGATTCCGGACCCTGCCGGGGCCGACCGAGGTCATCCGGGAATGGCTTAGCCCGCAGCCGGTCTACGGAACCTCGATCTTCACCGGGGTTTATTACCAGCACATTTGGGTGAGTGTCCGGCGCGTCACGATCGCGTTTGTTCTCGCCCTGGTGTTGGGTATTCCGCTGGGTCTGCTGCTGGGGTGGTCCACTCGGTTCCGTCAGTACGCCTTCCCGGTCTTCGAATTGATTCGCCCGATCCCGATTCTGGCGTGGGTGCCGCTGGCGCTCTTGATGTTTCACACCCGCGAAGTGTCGGTGGTCTTCCTGACCTTCTTGGCGGCGTTCTATGCGGTCACTCTCAACACACTGCTCGGTGTCCAGTCGATCGACCAGAACCTGCTGCGGGCTGCACGCTGCCTCGGTGCCCGCCCCGTCACCGTGCTTCGAACCGTGGTGATTCCGGGCTCGCTGCCGTACATCTTCACCGGGCTGCAGATCGCGATGGGGGTGGCCTGGTTCTCCTTGGTCGCCGGAGAGATCATCGCCGGTCAGTACGGACTCGGCTACCTGATCAACGCGTCCTACACGACGACGCGTTACCCGACGATCGTGATCGCAATGGCCACCCTCGGCATTTTGGGCTTCGCCAGCAGCGCAATCATCCGGCTCGTGGGCCGCCGCCTGATGGCCTACCGGGCCAGGAGCATCGGCGAATGAGCAGCGGGCATCTGGTGTTCGATGCGGTCGGCAAGGCGTATCGCACGAAGAAGGCTTCGGTATCGGCGGTGGTCGACTTCAGTCTCGACATCGCGGCAGGTGAACTGCACGTCATTGTCGGGCCGTCCGGATGTGGCAAGAGCACCCTGCTCGGCGCGGTTGCCGGCTTCACCGACATCACTTCTGGCAGCATCGAACTCGACGGCCAGACGCTGAGCTCGCCGGGCAATCAGGCGGGAATTGGACCCGACCGAGTGGTGGTCTTCCAGGACAGCACGCTGTTCCCATGGCAGACCGCCGCAGAGAACGTCGCCTACGGTCTGGTTGCGCAGCGTCGACTCGGCCGCGCCGAAGCCGCCGCCGTGGCCCGCGACCGTCTGCGCTCGGTGGGGCTGGACGCCGTCGCCGACCGCTACCCGGGCGAGCTCTCCAGCGGGGTGCAGCGGCGGATCGAAATTCTGCGCGCGCTGGTAATGGAGCCGGCCGTGCTGCTGCTCGACGAACCCTTCCGGGGCATGGACGCGATCTCACGTTCGGCGATGCACGACGCGCTCCTGCATATTTACGACAATGCCTCGGCCACAGTTCTTTTCATCACTCACGACATCGAGGAAGCCGTGTACTTGGGCAGCCGGGTGACCGTCATGACCACGCGCCCCGGTGCGGTGAAGACCACGATCCCGGTGCCGCTCGACCGTCCGCGCGACCGAGCGATCATCACCACTCCGGACTTCCGGGAGCTGGTCGCGGCGGTTTCGGACGTCGTCCGGGACGAGGCGCGGGTGGCCTTCGAAGCCGGCGAACGCGAGATGGTGCGATGAGCGGCAACGCCACCGGCCTGAAGCGCGGTGCCATCGGCATCGTCGCGTTTGTGATCGCCTGGGAGCTCGCCACCCGGTTCGGTGGCTGGACGGGCTTTACCTTGCCGATCGTCGGAAAGCTTCCGCCGCCGACTGCGGTGGCCGCCGACTTCCTGCATCTGGCCACCAACCCGGGATACTGGAACAGCTGGTCGCTGTCGTTTCAGCGGGTGCTGGCCGGTTTCGGCGGCGCACTGCTGGTGGGCGGCCCGCTGGGGTTGCTGATCGCGACACGACCACGGTTCAAGCAGGCCGTCTTTCCGGTATTCGAATCGTTGCGGCCGATTCCGCCCCTGGCCTGGGTACCCATCGCCATCTTGTTCTGGCCCACTCAAGAGCTGTCGATCACCTTCGTCACCTTCCTGGGGGCGTTCTTCCCGGTGGTGCTCAACGTCGTCGGTGGTGCCGAGCAGATCGACCGGCGGCACGTTCTCGCGGCGCGGTCGATGGGTGCCAGCAGTGGCTACATCTTCCGGCGAGTGTTGTTCCCCGCGCTGCTGCCGTCGCTGGTCACCGGAGCCGCGGTAGGTATGGGCATCACCTGGGAAGTCGTCGTCGCGGCCGAACTCATCTCGGGCGGAGGTAGGCAATCCGGTGACGGCGGTCTGGGCTTCCTGGTGTGGAATGCCTATCAGGGCAACGACTTACCTCGGGTCATCGTTGCGATGATCAGCCTGGGCATCGCCGGGTACATATCGAGTGGACTGGTGCGGGCACTCGGCACTCGGCTGATGCCGTGGCAGCGAGTGGCAGCATGACCGCCGGCAAGGGCGCCGCGGTGCGCTTCGACCATGTCAGCTTCTCCGTCCACACCGGCCGTGCGCAACTGGATGTGGTGCGCGACTGCTCTTTTCAACTCGAACCCGGTGAAATTGTGGCGATGATCGGGCCATCCGGTGGTGGCAAATCCACCATCGGCTACCTACTCGCCGGCTACTCCCGAGCCACCAGCGGTTCGGTGACTGTTGACGGGTGGGAAGTGAAAGGCCCATCGGCGCAACGCCTCCTGCTGTTTCAGGAGAACGCCTTGATGCCGTGGCTGACCACCGCTGAAAACGTCATGTTCGGTCCCCGAGCCCGCGGCACCAAACGCGCGGAGGCTCGTCGCGCCGCCGACGATATCTTGGCGCGCATCGGGCTCAAGGATTTCGCCGACCGCTACCCTGGGGAATTATCGGGTGGAATGCGCAGGCGTGCGGAGTTGGCGAGGGCACTCGTCAACGAACCATCTGTGCTCATTCTCGATGAGCCGTTCCGCGGCCTCGACGCGATGACCCGCAAGCTCATGCAGGAGTACACCGCCGAACTCCTCACGGAGCAGGGCCGGACCGCATTGTTCATCACCACCGACGTCGACGAGGCACTCCTGTTCGCCGATCGTTTGTTGGTGATGAGCGACCGTCCCGCGACAGTGGTCGACGAGTTCGCCATCACTCTGAAACGCCCGCGGCACCGCGCCGATGTGCTCTCCGACGACCGAGTGCAGGAAATCAAAGACCGCGCACTGGGCCGACTGATCTGCCCCACCCAATAACAAAGGATGCCAATGCGATTCAAGATGATGCTGGGCGTTGCACTGACGGCGATGCTGACCACATCAGGATGTGCTGCCGTCGGCAACATCGGTGGGAACGATGTCGGTGGCGACAATGGAGCAGTTCATCTGACGGTTGGCTATCAGCCGTACTACACCGAAGCGTGGTCCGGATTGATCATGCGCGGCAAGGAGTTCTGGAAGAAGTACCTTCCGCAGGGGTCGACGGTCGACTTCCAGGTCGGTCTGCAGGGCTCGATCGTCATCACCCAGATGCTGGCCGGTAAGCAGCAGATCGGTTACGTCGGCGACATGCCAGGGATTGTCGGGGTCAGCAAGCGCCCCACCCGGGATCTGCGCATCGTCGGCACGTTGGGACTCTCCCAGGACCAGTGCGGTGTGTTCCTCACGCGGCCGGATGCGCCGAACTTCGCCAGCCAGGCTGAGGCATTGGCGTGGTTCAACGGCAAGACCATCGCGACGCCGCAGGGCAGTTGCACCGACCGCATCGCCCAGGCCACCTTCCAGGCGCAGAACGTTCAGCCTGCCGCCTATCTGAATCAGAGCATCGACGTCATCACGTCGAGCTTCACCAACCACAGCATCGACGGGGCGATCATCTGGGAGCCCACCGCATCCAAGCTTGTCAACGCCGGCTTGGCCAAGCGCGTCGCCAGTGGCTCCCTCGCCGATCAGCATGACGCCGGATTCCTGGTGTTCGACAAGGAATTCCTCGACAAGCACCCCGACGCGGCCAAGGGATGGCTGAAGGCGGAACTGGATGCTCAACGTTTCCTGGCCGACCCCGCCAATGCCGACGAGATCGTGAAGCTGGCGCAGAGTCAAACCGAGGGTTTCTCGCCGACTGATCTGCGCGACGCGCTGT includes:
- a CDS encoding pseudouridine synthase produces the protein MSPLPDRDGVGPARVRLRGGAVLVELADRFGEAAAEKVFNGEVVDADGGVITPSSVLPPGAHVFLYRELPDEVEVPFEIPVLYRDDDIVVVDKPHFLATMPRGGHVVQTALVRLRRSLDLPELSPAHRLDRLTAGVLLFTVRREVRGAYQTMFARGEVSKTYLARSSSAADVVLPLVVRSRIIKRRGVLQALEESGEPNAETLVEALGEGWYRLSPRTGRTHQLRVHMASLGLPIDNDPLYPRIVEVAADDFSAPLRLVAQRLEFDDPLSGRRRSFVSSAGAD
- a CDS encoding DUF1269 domain-containing protein; the encoded protein is MDDDHELILVAAYADLDQAHSDFHELGKRIAHGLELRAAALVIKDADGRPQVLEAHNRHGRVAAGIGATLGLLVGVFAPPLGLSVVVGGAAAGLVAAVAEHELRSGLRHEIGEALEAGTGVVLAVVYPNGRMPVEHTLTRAASISAVRLDKSTIASIESTVADVMAQTGHPVIAGTTGTSK
- the nei2 gene encoding endonuclease VIII Nei2, yielding MPEGDTVFHTAAKLREALVGKTLTRCDIRVPRYATVELTGYTVDEVISRGKHLFIRVGPASIHSHLKMDGAWRVGPKGKPVRNAYKIRILLEADDIQALGIDLGILEVLDREHDEDAVAHLGPDLLGDDWDPKVAAANLAEDPDRPIAPALLDQRNLAGVGNVYANELCFVFGRLPTSPVGSLPDPLRVVSRARDMLWANRMRVNRTTTGNRRGGQDLWVYGRAGEPCRRCGTPIRRAESSEDDRVTYWCPSCQR
- a CDS encoding HNH endonuclease signature motif containing protein, encoding MFDGTETDAALLETMSQALRTERKAIAERLLAAGRLCLRRMNAVDAADRAQWCIDNWEAVAAEVGAELGISQGRASSQMNYGVQLIERLPKLGVLFASGAIDYRIVITAVFRTGLITETDVLDAVDTRLAKHAAGWNTLSEEKLKEKIDWYVRELDPHAIRVARNADDDRHIETMPAADGMAEIYGRVRAADAAAFDQRLNELAATVCRNDSRTARQRRTDALGAWSAGASVMNCDCGSDECPARSGDAAEPGQIVIHLLAETKTITGEADTPALLPGYGAIPAETVRTLAAQVKLRPVIGGKELGAEPHYRPSTALAEFIRCRDLTCRFPGCDRPASIADIDHTVPYPLGPTHPSNLKLLCRLHHLLKTFYAGPRGWTDRQLPDGTVIWTSPSGRTYTTKPGGTLFFPRLFAPTAELTLPDNSTQPRRPGRGLMMPARRRTRLEERAGRVRWERGVNEARAAAHPPPF
- a CDS encoding DUF6636 domain-containing protein produces the protein MTIAKHALIALTAALAAAVLPAAAHADESYTFESPSGNVGCSLNPGGATCEIKSYTWFIPPPPDYFVGGRGNVFLLTRGAEPVAGIWHSDHQFPDGSPTLDYGQSRTAGTITCTSENTGITCADSGTGHFFRVSRETYQVG
- a CDS encoding ABC transporter permease, encoding MSTLSAERAAVVDPSLAPGRPGRRRRRISVSGFLLGALGFVLFVGAWYLLVDVWQLPRFRTLPGPTEVIREWLSPQPVYGTSIFTGVYYQHIWVSVRRVTIAFVLALVLGIPLGLLLGWSTRFRQYAFPVFELIRPIPILAWVPLALLMFHTREVSVVFLTFLAAFYAVTLNTLLGVQSIDQNLLRAARCLGARPVTVLRTVVIPGSLPYIFTGLQIAMGVAWFSLVAGEIIAGQYGLGYLINASYTTTRYPTIVIAMATLGILGFASSAIIRLVGRRLMAYRARSIGE
- a CDS encoding ABC transporter ATP-binding protein: MSSGHLVFDAVGKAYRTKKASVSAVVDFSLDIAAGELHVIVGPSGCGKSTLLGAVAGFTDITSGSIELDGQTLSSPGNQAGIGPDRVVVFQDSTLFPWQTAAENVAYGLVAQRRLGRAEAAAVARDRLRSVGLDAVADRYPGELSSGVQRRIEILRALVMEPAVLLLDEPFRGMDAISRSAMHDALLHIYDNASATVLFITHDIEEAVYLGSRVTVMTTRPGAVKTTIPVPLDRPRDRAIITTPDFRELVAAVSDVVRDEARVAFEAGEREMVR
- a CDS encoding ABC transporter permease, whose product is MSGNATGLKRGAIGIVAFVIAWELATRFGGWTGFTLPIVGKLPPPTAVAADFLHLATNPGYWNSWSLSFQRVLAGFGGALLVGGPLGLLIATRPRFKQAVFPVFESLRPIPPLAWVPIAILFWPTQELSITFVTFLGAFFPVVLNVVGGAEQIDRRHVLAARSMGASSGYIFRRVLFPALLPSLVTGAAVGMGITWEVVVAAELISGGGRQSGDGGLGFLVWNAYQGNDLPRVIVAMISLGIAGYISSGLVRALGTRLMPWQRVAA
- a CDS encoding ABC transporter ATP-binding protein, with amino-acid sequence MTAGKGAAVRFDHVSFSVHTGRAQLDVVRDCSFQLEPGEIVAMIGPSGGGKSTIGYLLAGYSRATSGSVTVDGWEVKGPSAQRLLLFQENALMPWLTTAENVMFGPRARGTKRAEARRAADDILARIGLKDFADRYPGELSGGMRRRAELARALVNEPSVLILDEPFRGLDAMTRKLMQEYTAELLTEQGRTALFITTDVDEALLFADRLLVMSDRPATVVDEFAITLKRPRHRADVLSDDRVQEIKDRALGRLICPTQ
- a CDS encoding ABC transporter substrate-binding protein, with protein sequence MRFKMMLGVALTAMLTTSGCAAVGNIGGNDVGGDNGAVHLTVGYQPYYTEAWSGLIMRGKEFWKKYLPQGSTVDFQVGLQGSIVITQMLAGKQQIGYVGDMPGIVGVSKRPTRDLRIVGTLGLSQDQCGVFLTRPDAPNFASQAEALAWFNGKTIATPQGSCTDRIAQATFQAQNVQPAAYLNQSIDVITSSFTNHSIDGAIIWEPTASKLVNAGLAKRVASGSLADQHDAGFLVFDKEFLDKHPDAAKGWLKAELDAQRFLADPANADEIVKLAQSQTEGFSPTDLRDALYKKWPVDLGGNADGIRLRLPFVPSGESGDLIKTATAFLFKIKSIPSATLPDGAVLPDFAADVLKAAGLSEPAGVGLVKAQ